The region CTGAAGCAGTTACGAAAGTTTCGCCACTGTGAAGAAGTATACATACTTGAACATGTTTGTATTGGCTGTGGGAGTAAATTCGCTTTCAATTAATtaggttatttaattaaaaacaattatgccAGTGCGAAATGTCAATGTCGGAGACTTTTATGTGAAACTATTCTAGGATTATGCATGTCTCAATTGAATGTGGATAATTTTCTTACTCTTAGTTAACGGTTTATTTGTACTGgtatactaaaattatatgcaaggttgaattaatttgataagcATTTAAAAAACCAGTACGTAGtaagattaactatttttttacttcacGCTGccctttttgtataaaaaaatcatatgatTGCCATATGATTGGGTTTCGcctaataatatatgttaccTTTAATGAACTATGGATGACGAATCTTCCgcgtttctaaaaattaatgagcCAATTAATTAGTCGGCATGTGTAAGTACTTCgattaattaaagatatttcgATACGCTTTGACCAATAGTGGGTCAGAAACCTGGTCAATTGTTAAATAACAAtccgtttataaattatgtaaacgaGCTGGaatcaatttgtaaaatatcacTAGAGATAATGTATTACAGAGAAATGTAAAAACACCAATCGTGTTTGCATGTCTGGGTTGTCAGTGAAAATCCAGTTTCAGTTGCTGCCATTacaatttatcattttccgatcgataaaactataaaactagACTCGACAATAAGTAACAAAACCGTTCCCTTTACCAGGTCCATTTTTTTCTTCGAAGGTCATATGGTGAATGTAGAATGTGTGACCAAGTGTTTAAGTGAACAATAAAGTGTGCTTTTTAAATTGGGGGTGAtaaccaatatttatttataattataatttatatataagtatgTAAACTAACAACTAATAAACTACATACAATAACAAAGGGGTAAGTACCTAGTAcatgtaataacaaaatttattacacttgCCTcgataattacattttatattattagacattataattcaaaactaccattccaatttatttgcataattcgcaataatttaataaatatcataagtCAATAACAGTGACGTAAATTTCTTGAGAATTACAgtgtttatacatatttacaaatcCGTTATAGTTAAAACTGGAAAAGTAGTAGGTGGAGGATTAAATGgaggataaatttaaattcgttcTCAATTTAATGGCAAACGATTTCGAATTATTTTGCTCCAAAGTACCATGTTGGAAACGtgtttgaatatatttcaattaattatggtAAGTTTAGTTCAAAGAATTtcgttataaaaaatcatttttgaattattcagcattttttaaaacatggtGACatgaaatactaattaaaatatatttacaccatgtttcaaattttggtaaaaataaggcaaaattaaattaaaaaataatataaaatcactttatatatttttaaatttaatctcacTAACATTTATGAcaacctttttttaaatttatcctcTCCCGAAAAACAGTAACAACATAAAACAAGAAGAGGAACTAAAATatcgtataaaaattaatttatatcacatAGAACCGAAAAGAAAAAGTTCCAAACAGTTGAATTGAATAGAAGATATATATGAGGGATTAAAACGTTTATGCCGCGTTGCTTACCCTGATGATATCGAAAAGGAAGTTGCCACTTCCGCCTGACGCATGAGCGTCTACGCTACCGCCAAACGGCAGATATCTTTTATTCCTGTCCTGGTCGTCAATATTGATGTTAGATAAATCTTCGGCGGGCTGAGGAGCCGACTCGGCGCCCTGCTGGTCTGCCTCCCTAACCACCCTCACGTGTCTTTTCGCCACCGTGTTTTCTTCGATGGAAGGTGACTGAAACAAAGAAAGATTGTTAATGACCATTAAAAGTAAATGCggacaaataaaacaagtaaGTATTTACAAAGCCTAGAAAAACACATTGTTAATGCAGATTTATTCGATGGGGCGATATAAAAGGAgaacaaaaaatgttgatgATATCCAAATTGCCCATGTTTGTGGGGTTTGATTTGGTGATGGTCCTCGGCCGACGCAGAGGATTCTTCTAACTCTTCAATTCTGTTTGAAGCAAGAAGGTTTATGTGTATATGTTGTGTTTATTGTGTTCCAGGTAATTTTGAGAACAATGATTAGTACCACTAATTGTTGCAAAAGTTCATTGTTTATGAGTATGctcattattattagattatgtTTGTATCAATAAAATGTGCAATTTGTCTTAAtgatgattataatttataaattttttgagtgATTTTCTTTTGAAGCAGCACTAATCATTGGATCGAATTTTCCTGCCAGTCAATCAGTAATAAACAAATGTGATCGATGGTGGTGGTTAAATTTCGACTTTTGAATTCCGAAAGCTCACAGTGTAAAGTGTTGTGGTTACCACGGTCGTTTCGGCGTTTGCCGTTACCGCCTCGGGGGCAGTGCTATCGGCATTGGCGGTTACGCCGTCACTAGGAGTCGAAGTGTTTCCGAATCTGGATTCGATGCTGCTGCTGGTTTGGCTCTCCTCCTCTTCTTCTTCGTAGTCTTCGTCCGGTGGGAATGTGGGCAAGACGACGTTCACGCGCTGGCCGCCGCCGCCGGAGGACGAGCCGCCTCCGAGGCCGCCGCTGCGCAGAATCGCGCGACCGAACACCCGGAACGCGGTGCTGGTCACGTTCTGGATCACGTTGTCGAGTACCTGGAACATCATTTAGGACGGGCTCtggattattcaaatttttttaatcgggctgtatattttttagaagatTATTACTTAgagcttttaattaattcaaattaaaattatttactatttattttgcaagcttatttattataatatcaaactatttaatgttattgtttCTATGATAATGAGTAgaaattgcaattttattttgacgacattaaaatcatttctatgtattttatttatgtaaaaacatgAACAGGCATGAAActgatgaaaaatatatatttgtataatttaattattacataagatttaacataatttttatattataatccttttttgacaataaactacaaaaaaaGACAGATGTGACAATTTCttacagataaattaaattatgcagtgagatagtaaaattttatttaaaaggacAAGGTGGTCTCGTGACACctcattgaaaaaaattgtttttctcaatttagtgctacattattttacttattaaaatgaaattagtaGTTTTGagagttttcaaaaaaatattcgatttttatctatatttgttgattttgttCTGTTTATTGTATCTATCAGGAGAGAGCTTTTTACGACctcactattaaaaataatattttaaaaattttaattatttcaaattattcttttatttattctaatgtCAACAATAATGTCTTGAATTAAATCGagcttagatttttaaaatttctttttcagatcaactaataattcaataaaaacttaaataataaatttttctgatataatcttattaaatttttctattgtaattgtttttatagtgaaattgtaaaaatcttGCTTCGATTTgctagtaaaataaaaaaaaaaataattacctgAGACAACGGGGGACAGAAAGCCCCCACGAGCTTAACAAAGCTATTGACGCCTCTCAACAGCCCTGGCAAATCAATACTCGATAAAATATTGGTCAGGCCTCCGCTGTTGCCAGCGGTGGTCGTGCTTGAAGGACTACTAGCTCCTACCTAGATCGTTTCAAATAAAGAACACAATATAAACAACCACAAATGATGGGCATCCTCCAATCCACAATGATTACGATCGCAATCGGTCGATCTGATTGACTGTTCTGCGACTTTTGCTAATTGTCATAATAAGAGACATT is a window of Aethina tumida isolate Nest 87 chromosome 7, icAetTumi1.1, whole genome shotgun sequence DNA encoding:
- the LOC109608971 gene encoding uncharacterized protein LOC109608971 isoform X1, with protein sequence MKCYVSFVCALSVLAVVSAAPYFPNGGISASTSLQVGASSPSSTTTAGNSGGLTNILSSIDLPGLLRGVNSFVKLVGAFCPPLSQVLDNVIQNVTSTAFRVFGRAILRSGGLGGGSSSGGGGQRVNVVLPTFPPDEDYEEEEEESQTSSSIESRFGNTSTPSDGVTANADSTAPEAVTANAETTVVTTTLYTSPSIEENTVAKRHVRVVREADQQGAESAPQPAEDLSNINIDDQDRNKRYLPFGGSVDAHASGGSGNFLFDIIRLVAGSGATEESDEKANSPGGAIEVDIGKTADGYTEGIPGPITRLFVIANRGIANLVQDLILRLAQTSERLVNFKARLVTSLI
- the LOC109608971 gene encoding uncharacterized protein LOC109608971 isoform X2; this encodes MKCYVSFVCALSVLAVVSAAPYFPNGGISASTSLQVGASSPSSTTTAGNSGGLTNILSSIDLPGLLRGVNSFVKLVGAFCPPLSQVLDNVIQNVTSTAFRVFGRAILRSGGLGGGSSSGGGGQRVNVVLPTFPPDEDYEEEEEESQTSSSIESRFGNTSTPSDGVTANADSTAPEAVTANAETTVSPSIEENTVAKRHVRVVREADQQGAESAPQPAEDLSNINIDDQDRNKRYLPFGGSVDAHASGGSGNFLFDIIRLVAGSGATEESDEKANSPGGAIEVDIGKTADGYTEGIPGPITRLFVIANRGIANLVQDLILRLAQTSERLVNFKARLVTSLI